The Methanosarcina acetivorans C2A genome includes the window AGTTGCAGCCAGGTCTTCAGCGTATTCTCCGGCAATTATTTCTTCTTCTCCGAATGAGTGGTGTTCGGAAATATAGCCGTAGTTATCCTCATTTACAGGTACAGCAGTTCCTATGGCTGATGCCATCAGGCGGTGTGGCTCATTAGTGTCGTTTCTTGCGAGAACACAGTGAACAATGGCGCCTGGCTTCAATTCGGAGAGACCTTCTTCTCTGGTTACGAGTTTGCAGTTGGGGGGCAGAATACTTGATACGCTCACAAGGTTGTATTTCTCTATTTTTGCATCTCTCAGTGCAAGTTCAAAGGATGCTAATCTGTCCTTATGGACCCCGGTACCTTTTGTCAAAAATGCTTTTCTTGGGATCATATTAACTCCTTTAAGTTTCTGTGCTTCATACGTCTGCTAAGCGATTTTCCATTCTCTGGGCAACCAATACACAAATGAATAATTTTCAATAATTTAAAACTTTTCTACAGTATCGAGTGAAATTCTCGAACCAACTCCGGACTTAGTTAACAATATTTCATGATCCAAATGTACATTTCATGATCCAAATGTACAGGGAAGTTATGAACTTTACCCTTTTTCACTCCCAATTTTCAGCCAGGGAAGTCTCTACTGGAGAGTTACAGTCTAGCGATTCTGTCTGTCCCCTATTTTCCTCCGGACTGTTGGAAAATTCTTTATTCCCGGAAACTGCTTTCTCGTACACGTCCGAGTTTGAAATCCCTTCGAAGATAAACCTGGTCTCAAGAGGGATATCGCCCGTATGAACTTTTATATCCTTTCTTTCCACATTGATCGTAACCTGATCCGGAGAAAGCCCTGACTCGGCCATGTAATTAAGGATGAGCTCTCTTCCGAAGCTCTCTGCAAACTCGAGCGCTTCACTCCTGAGTATAAAATGCCGCCTCCCTGTAGGAGTATAAACAAAAACCCCTTTTGTCTTCAGGTCATACTTTGATTCACTGTAAATTGTACGAACTGTGATTTCAACGCGTTTCGTCCCTTTTCCTACAAGGGCTCCCACTGCATTTCCTACACTGGAATATTCAGGGACAAGTATCTCAGCATCGATCAGTCTTTTCAGGTCATCCACATATGCTCTGACAGGGCCTCCCAGAAGGATTACCGGAATATCTACTTTAAAGCGGGAGAAAAAGCTGCCTTCAAGCATTTTTTCAATTTCGTTTCTGTCAACCCCTTCCATGAGGAAGGCGAGAAGGTCTTTTGCCATGTTCCGGGCAAAAAGCTGCTTCACGTTTAAACAGAATTCCTGTCTATCGGTCCCGAGGAAGTTTGCAAGCAACGTAGCCCCTATTTCCGAGGCTTCGGAATCCCACTCATTGTATTCTCCCAGGACGTGCAGGGCATCGGTCGGGGTAAAGCCGATAACCTGGACAAGCCTT containing:
- a CDS encoding pyruvoyl-dependent arginine decarboxylase encodes the protein MIPRKAFLTKGTGVHKDRLASFELALRDAKIEKYNLVSVSSILPPNCKLVTREEGLSELKPGAIVHCVLARNDTNEPHRLMASAIGTAVPVNEDNYGYISEHHSFGEEEIIAGEYAEDLAATMLATTLGIEFNAEMAWHEREQVYKASGHIFDTFHICQTAAGDKNGKWTTVVAAMVFVTSKC